A genomic segment from Dermatobacter hominis encodes:
- a CDS encoding amidohydrolase family protein: protein MTDGAPTVLFRDVEVEGRRADVAVRGGTVADVAPSLRPGPTDEVVEGRGGALLPGLHDHHIHLAALAAAMASVDVGPPSVVTAEQFADALAAADRRLPPGEWIRAVGYHESVAGPLDRRVLDHLVRDRPVRVQDRTGVRWTLNTAALERVGAHAAPHPGVARDADGYPTGVVDRADDWLGRAIGGGFPDLTAVGRRLAELGVTGVTDCTPYGDPTGPGALAEAVATGQLPQAVHLTGGVELADLPAPAPLEAGPVKVVLDEHDLGDLDAVVGAFASAHAAGRPVAVHVVTATTLAVALAAWDVAGTLPGDRVEHGSVITPAAAARVAALGVTVVTQPAFVAERGDRYVRDVDPDDVPHLYRCASLQRLGVPVAGSSDAPYTDPDPWRAVQAAVDRQTRDGHVLGPDERLAPDRALALFTGHPDDPGRRPRRVVAGAPADLCLLHRPLRGAAGVPTAADVRATYRSGTPI, encoded by the coding sequence GTGACCGACGGCGCGCCGACCGTGCTGTTCCGGGACGTCGAGGTCGAGGGCCGTCGGGCCGACGTGGCCGTCCGCGGCGGCACCGTCGCCGACGTCGCCCCCTCGCTGCGGCCCGGTCCCACGGACGAGGTGGTCGAGGGCCGCGGCGGCGCGCTCCTCCCCGGACTGCACGACCACCACATCCACCTCGCGGCCCTCGCCGCAGCGATGGCCTCGGTCGACGTGGGACCGCCGTCGGTCGTCACGGCGGAGCAGTTCGCCGATGCGCTGGCGGCGGCCGACCGTCGCCTGCCGCCCGGCGAGTGGATCCGTGCGGTCGGCTACCACGAGTCGGTGGCCGGCCCGCTCGACCGTCGGGTGCTCGACCACCTCGTGCGGGACCGGCCGGTGCGGGTCCAGGACCGCACCGGCGTGCGCTGGACGCTCAACACCGCCGCCCTCGAGCGGGTCGGCGCCCACGCCGCGCCGCACCCGGGTGTGGCGCGCGACGCCGACGGCTACCCGACCGGCGTCGTCGACCGCGCCGACGACTGGCTCGGTCGGGCGATCGGCGGCGGCTTCCCCGACCTGACCGCCGTCGGCCGTCGCCTCGCGGAGCTCGGCGTCACCGGCGTCACCGACTGCACGCCCTACGGCGACCCGACCGGACCGGGCGCGCTGGCCGAGGCCGTCGCGACCGGGCAGCTGCCGCAGGCCGTCCACCTGACCGGGGGCGTCGAGCTCGCCGACCTGCCGGCCCCGGCACCCCTGGAGGCCGGTCCGGTCAAGGTGGTGCTCGACGAGCACGACCTCGGCGACCTCGACGCCGTCGTCGGTGCGTTCGCGTCGGCCCACGCCGCAGGGCGGCCGGTCGCCGTCCACGTCGTCACCGCGACGACGCTCGCCGTCGCGCTCGCCGCCTGGGACGTCGCCGGCACGCTCCCCGGCGACCGCGTGGAGCACGGGTCGGTGATCACGCCCGCCGCGGCGGCGCGCGTCGCGGCGCTCGGCGTCACGGTCGTGACCCAGCCGGCGTTCGTGGCCGAGCGCGGCGACCGCTACGTCCGCGACGTCGACCCCGACGACGTGCCCCACCTGTACCGGTGCGCGTCGCTGCAGCGCCTCGGCGTGCCGGTCGCCGGCAGCAGCGACGCCCCGTACACCGATCCCGACCCGTGGCGGGCGGTCCAGGCGGCCGTCGACCGCCAGACCCGCGACGGCCACGTGCTGGGCCCCGACGAGCGCCTGGCGCCCGACCGGGCGCTCGCGCTGTTCACCGGCCACCCCGACGATCCGGGACGGCGACCGCGCCGGGTCGTCGCCGGCGCGCCGGCGGACCTGTGCCTGCTGCACCGCCCGCTGCGCGGCGCCGCCGGGGTGCCGACGGCCGCCGACGTCCGTGCGACCTACCGATCGGGGACGCCGATCTGA
- a CDS encoding thiolase C-terminal domain-containing protein: MADDARGAAATEAPAVPNRPLPELTPANEWFWTGGVDGTLRIQGCQDCGALVHPPVPVCPACRSRSHGPVPVSGRATVAGFTVNRHHWLPGFAPPYVIAVVALEEDPTVRLTTNLVGVGPEQVESGEVGIGAEVRVVFEQHGDVFVPLFEPTGRTLPNPVPEPARPEPRHPLTDDRFEHRAVLSGIGRSDIGRRLMRDPLSLAVDACLAAVADAGLTLDDIDGLSTYPGMAGMGMSEGGVTAVEEALRIHPTWINGGGDIPGPGGAVITAMMAVASGMCRHVLCFRTVWESTFATLRLAPPGGGLGGWMQWRAPYGAMSAAHWIGVNANQYLHRYGADRSLLGRIAVNARTNAARNPYAIYREPMTMDDYFDARPITSPFGLYDCDVPCDGAVAVVVSDASVAADLPNRAIRVEAVGTQILERVSWDQDTLTHEPQVLGQARHLWTRTDLGPQDVDVALVYDGFTFNAVSWLEGLGFCGLGEAQDWIDEGRTIALDGPLPVNPHGGQLSEGRTHGFGFLHEAVLQLRHDAGDRQVAGARTAVVTTGGGTPSGVLLLQRGD; encoded by the coding sequence GTGGCGGACGACGCCCGGGGGGCGGCCGCGACCGAGGCCCCGGCCGTGCCGAACCGGCCGCTGCCCGAGCTGACGCCGGCGAACGAGTGGTTCTGGACCGGCGGCGTCGACGGCACGCTGCGCATCCAGGGCTGCCAGGACTGCGGCGCGCTCGTGCACCCGCCGGTGCCCGTGTGCCCGGCGTGCCGGAGCCGGTCCCACGGACCGGTGCCGGTGTCGGGCCGCGCCACCGTGGCCGGCTTCACGGTCAACCGACACCACTGGCTCCCCGGGTTCGCGCCGCCCTACGTGATCGCGGTCGTGGCGCTCGAGGAGGACCCGACCGTCCGGCTGACGACGAACCTGGTCGGGGTCGGGCCGGAGCAGGTCGAGTCGGGCGAGGTCGGCATCGGCGCCGAGGTCCGCGTGGTCTTCGAGCAGCACGGGGACGTCTTCGTCCCGCTGTTCGAACCGACCGGCCGCACGCTCCCGAACCCCGTGCCGGAGCCGGCGCGGCCCGAGCCCCGACACCCGCTCACCGACGACCGGTTCGAGCACCGGGCGGTGCTGTCGGGGATCGGCCGCTCCGACATCGGCCGCCGCCTGATGCGCGACCCGCTCTCGCTGGCGGTCGACGCATGCCTGGCGGCGGTGGCCGACGCCGGCCTCACCCTCGACGACATCGACGGCCTGTCGACCTACCCCGGCATGGCGGGCATGGGGATGAGCGAGGGCGGCGTGACCGCGGTCGAGGAGGCCCTCCGCATCCACCCGACCTGGATCAACGGCGGGGGCGACATCCCCGGCCCCGGCGGCGCCGTGATCACGGCGATGATGGCGGTGGCCAGCGGGATGTGCCGTCACGTCCTCTGCTTCCGCACCGTCTGGGAGTCGACCTTCGCGACGCTCCGGCTCGCCCCACCCGGTGGCGGGCTCGGCGGGTGGATGCAGTGGCGCGCCCCCTACGGGGCCATGTCCGCCGCGCACTGGATCGGCGTGAACGCGAACCAGTACCTGCACCGCTACGGGGCCGACCGGTCGCTGTTGGGGCGGATCGCGGTCAACGCCCGCACGAACGCGGCGCGCAACCCGTACGCCATCTACCGCGAGCCGATGACGATGGACGACTACTTCGACGCCCGACCCATCACGTCGCCGTTCGGCCTCTACGACTGCGACGTGCCCTGCGACGGGGCCGTCGCCGTGGTCGTGTCGGACGCCTCGGTCGCCGCCGACCTGCCGAACCGGGCGATCCGGGTCGAGGCCGTCGGCACCCAGATCCTCGAGCGGGTCTCCTGGGACCAGGACACGCTGACCCACGAGCCGCAGGTGCTCGGCCAGGCCCGCCACCTGTGGACCCGGACCGACCTCGGCCCGCAGGACGTCGACGTGGCGCTCGTCTACGACGGCTTCACCTTCAACGCCGTGTCGTGGCTCGAGGGACTGGGGTTCTGCGGCCTCGGGGAGGCGCAGGACTGGATCGACGAGGGGCGGACGATCGCGCTCGACGGGCCGCTACCGGTCAACCCGCACGGCGGCCAGCTGTCGGAGGGCCGGACGCACGGGTTCGGCTTCCTCCACGAGGCGGTGCTGCAGCTCCGCCACGACGCCGGGGACCGGCAGGTGGCCGGTGCCCGGACCGCGGTCGTGACGACCGGCGGCGGCACCCCCTCGGGCGTGCTGCTGCTGCAGCGCGGCGACTGA
- a CDS encoding SDR family oxidoreductase, translating into MSIFDAFRFDGKRVLVVGGATGMGAAAAALVLDAGADVVVMDYADVALDGVKAIHVNLAEQASIDAAIEECGGPVDAIMACAGVADGTPGIERINFVGHRHLIDRMIELGHLGAGGSIAFISSAAGLGWEANMEAIKGALETTDFDSGAAWFHENEKADYYHTKQVVCAYVASQAFPMLQKGIRINAICPGPTETPLALANEDTWLAFGADYREALAIEASTPQEQAYPLVFLCSDAAVAINGITMITDAGYMSSGITESFPGATMLAKLLMGRS; encoded by the coding sequence ATGTCGATCTTCGATGCGTTCCGCTTCGACGGGAAGCGCGTGCTGGTGGTGGGCGGCGCCACCGGCATGGGAGCGGCCGCGGCCGCGCTCGTGCTCGACGCCGGCGCGGATGTCGTGGTGATGGACTACGCAGACGTCGCGCTCGACGGCGTCAAGGCCATCCACGTCAACCTCGCCGAGCAGGCCTCGATCGACGCCGCCATCGAGGAGTGCGGCGGACCGGTCGACGCCATCATGGCGTGCGCCGGCGTCGCCGACGGCACGCCCGGCATCGAGCGGATCAACTTCGTCGGCCACCGGCACCTGATCGACCGCATGATCGAGCTCGGGCACCTCGGCGCCGGCGGCTCGATCGCCTTCATCTCCTCGGCCGCCGGCCTGGGCTGGGAGGCGAACATGGAGGCCATCAAGGGGGCGCTCGAGACCACCGACTTCGACAGCGGCGCCGCCTGGTTCCACGAGAACGAGAAGGCGGACTATTACCACACCAAGCAGGTCGTCTGCGCGTACGTGGCGAGCCAGGCCTTCCCCATGCTCCAGAAGGGCATTCGCATCAACGCGATCTGCCCCGGGCCGACCGAGACCCCGCTCGCCCTCGCCAACGAGGACACCTGGCTCGCCTTCGGCGCCGACTACCGGGAGGCGCTGGCCATCGAGGCCTCGACGCCGCAGGAGCAGGCCTACCCGCTCGTGTTCCTGTGCAGCGACGCCGCCGTCGCCATCAACGGCATCACGATGATCACCGACGCCGGCTACATGAGCTCGGGCATCACCGAGTCGTTCCCCGGCGCCACCATGCTGGCCAAGCTGCTGATGGGCCGGAGCTAG
- a CDS encoding acyl-CoA thioesterase has translation METEGAGVWGDSADLVRVLDVRPDGPGRYLGVPHGGGGRSVVEGSQMLGQALLAAGRHAPGRRPVSAWMAFVRVADGAVPLTFELDELSNGRTFTALRIDVRQGDRRCAGGDVLLDVGAPDLIRHHEPAPDVAGPGDSEPYDMGVTGREVRIVDGAYTGDPDAPPGPPELDVWVRFDEVPEDPSLQAALLAQFTGHMSIAAALRPHGGLGQDQAHRSLSTAVNAISLALHADVRADRWMLYHHRSTFAGDGMTRSECRVHDEDGALLASFALDGMVRSMERTGIDERRVL, from the coding sequence ATGGAGACCGAGGGGGCGGGCGTCTGGGGGGACAGCGCGGACCTCGTGCGCGTCCTCGACGTGCGGCCCGACGGTCCCGGCCGCTACCTCGGCGTGCCGCACGGCGGCGGCGGCCGCAGCGTGGTGGAGGGCAGCCAGATGCTCGGCCAGGCGCTCCTCGCCGCCGGCCGCCACGCCCCGGGCCGCCGGCCCGTGTCGGCGTGGATGGCCTTCGTCCGGGTGGCCGACGGCGCCGTGCCGCTGACGTTCGAGCTCGACGAGCTGTCGAACGGCCGCACGTTCACCGCGCTGCGGATCGACGTGCGCCAGGGCGACCGCCGCTGCGCCGGCGGCGACGTCCTGCTCGACGTCGGGGCTCCCGACCTGATCCGCCACCACGAGCCCGCCCCCGACGTCGCCGGTCCGGGCGACAGCGAGCCCTACGACATGGGGGTGACCGGACGCGAGGTCCGCATCGTCGACGGCGCCTACACCGGCGACCCCGACGCACCGCCTGGTCCCCCCGAGCTCGACGTGTGGGTCCGCTTCGACGAGGTGCCCGAGGACCCGTCCCTGCAGGCGGCGCTGCTGGCCCAGTTCACCGGCCACATGTCGATCGCCGCGGCGCTCCGGCCCCACGGGGGGCTCGGCCAGGACCAGGCCCACCGCTCGCTGTCGACCGCCGTCAACGCCATCAGCCTGGCGCTCCACGCGGACGTCCGGGCCGATCGCTGGATGCTCTACCACCACCGCTCCACGTTCGCCGGGGACGGCATGACGCGCTCCGAGTGCCGGGTGCACGACGAGGACGGGGCGCTGCTCGCGTCGTTCGCCCTCGACGGCATGGTGCGCTCGATGGAGCGGACCGGGATCGACGAGCGACGGGTCCTCTGA
- a CDS encoding class I adenylate-forming enzyme family protein: MHLDLILSMAADVHGDRIAVGPMSDGLTVQDLATRARRVGAALAERPIEHVGLIDLNSSAVPLTLFGAAVAGRPFVPINYRLTDDQLRRLVERIAPAVVVVGDGVAERLGDVDGVELLTRQELLDLSADESIAAVDAIPDPDAVAVLLYTSGTTGEPKAAVLRHLHLGSYIVTTVELGGAEPDEAALVSVPPYHIAGISASLSSLYGGRRVVYLESFDPAEWVRTAREEGITHAMVVPTMLNRILDVVAADGGGLPALRTLSYGGGPMPLPVIERAMALLPDTGFVNAYGLTETSSTIALLGPDDHREAMSSDDPAVRARLGSVGRPLPTLEVTVRDELGREVPPGTVGELWVRGEQVSGEYRGAAGGDDEGWFRTRDSVHLDDEGYLFVHGRLDDVIVRGGENLSPGEIEAVLLDHEAVEEAAVVGIPDTEWGERVVAAVVTVPGRHVDEAELQDLVRGRLRSTRTPERIAVLEELPYNETGKLLRRALREELAAEFA; the protein is encoded by the coding sequence GTGCACCTCGACCTGATCCTCTCGATGGCCGCCGACGTCCACGGCGACCGGATCGCCGTCGGACCGATGTCCGACGGGCTGACCGTGCAGGACCTCGCGACGCGGGCCCGGCGCGTCGGCGCGGCCCTCGCCGAGCGGCCGATCGAGCACGTCGGGCTGATCGACCTCAACTCCTCGGCGGTGCCGCTCACGCTCTTCGGCGCCGCGGTGGCGGGCCGGCCGTTCGTGCCGATCAACTACCGGCTCACCGACGACCAGCTCCGCCGCCTCGTCGAGCGGATCGCGCCGGCGGTCGTCGTGGTGGGCGACGGCGTGGCCGAGCGCCTCGGCGACGTCGACGGGGTCGAGCTGCTCACGCGCCAGGAGCTGCTGGACCTGTCGGCCGACGAGTCGATCGCTGCGGTCGACGCCATCCCCGACCCCGACGCGGTGGCGGTCCTCCTCTACACGAGCGGCACCACCGGGGAGCCGAAGGCCGCCGTCCTCCGCCACCTGCACCTCGGGTCCTACATCGTCACCACCGTCGAGCTCGGCGGCGCCGAGCCCGACGAGGCCGCGCTCGTGAGCGTGCCGCCGTACCACATCGCCGGCATCTCGGCGTCGCTGTCGTCGCTCTACGGCGGGCGGCGCGTGGTGTACCTGGAGTCCTTCGACCCGGCCGAGTGGGTCCGCACGGCGCGCGAGGAGGGCATCACGCACGCCATGGTCGTGCCGACGATGCTCAACCGCATCCTCGACGTGGTGGCGGCCGACGGCGGGGGGCTGCCGGCGCTGCGGACCCTCTCCTACGGCGGCGGCCCGATGCCGCTGCCCGTCATCGAGCGGGCCATGGCGCTCCTGCCCGACACGGGCTTCGTGAACGCGTACGGGCTGACCGAGACGTCGAGCACGATCGCGCTGCTCGGACCGGACGACCACCGTGAGGCCATGTCGTCCGACGACCCGGCGGTGCGAGCCCGGCTCGGGTCGGTCGGACGGCCGCTGCCGACGCTCGAGGTGACCGTCCGCGACGAGCTCGGTCGGGAGGTGCCGCCGGGGACCGTCGGCGAGCTGTGGGTGCGCGGGGAGCAGGTCTCCGGGGAGTACCGGGGCGCGGCCGGCGGCGACGACGAGGGCTGGTTCCGCACCCGCGACTCGGTCCACCTCGACGACGAGGGCTACCTGTTCGTCCACGGCCGGCTCGACGACGTGATCGTCCGCGGCGGCGAGAACCTGTCGCCCGGCGAGATCGAGGCCGTGCTGCTCGACCACGAGGCGGTCGAGGAGGCGGCGGTCGTCGGGATCCCCGACACGGAGTGGGGCGAGCGCGTCGTCGCGGCCGTGGTCACGGTGCCGGGCCGTCACGTCGACGAGGCGGAGCTCCAGGACCTGGTGCGCGGCCGGCTGCGCTCGACGAGGACCCCCGAGCGCATCGCCGTGCTCGAGGAGCTCCCGTACAACGAGACCGGCAAGCTGCTCCGGCGGGCGCTGCGCGAGGAGCTGGCCGCCGAGTTCGCCTGA
- a CDS encoding amidohydrolase family protein, with protein sequence MAMRGMPVFDADNHLYETQDAFTRFLPDRYRRAIDYVEVRGRTKIVVRGQISDYIPNPTFDVVARPGAQEDYYRRGNPEGRSTREIFGEPMRSIPAFREPGPRLELMDEQGLDRTLMFPTLASLLEERMRDDPELTHAAVHALNRWLYETWRFDYEGRIFTTPVITLPIVERAIEELEWVVERGARAVLIRPAPVPGYEGPRSFALPEFDPFWERVVASGVLVAFHSSDSGYARFTGEWSGGRGEMLPFRHDAFRMMSSWRPVEDAAASLLCHGLLSRFPGLDVAFIENGSTWVAPLLGNLASVYKKMPQEFAEDPVEVFKRQVHISPFWEEDLGALADLIGPTQVLFGSDYPHPEGLADPTSYIDEMAHVPEETVRLVMGGNLARLMRVDAPVGVA encoded by the coding sequence ATGGCCATGCGAGGGATGCCGGTCTTCGACGCCGACAACCACCTGTACGAGACGCAGGACGCGTTCACCCGGTTCCTCCCCGACCGCTACCGGCGCGCCATCGACTACGTGGAGGTCCGGGGCCGGACCAAGATCGTCGTCCGGGGCCAGATCAGCGACTACATCCCGAACCCGACGTTCGACGTGGTGGCCCGGCCCGGCGCCCAGGAGGACTACTACCGGCGCGGCAACCCCGAGGGCCGCAGCACGCGCGAAATCTTCGGCGAGCCGATGCGGTCGATCCCCGCGTTCCGCGAGCCGGGGCCCCGGCTCGAGCTCATGGACGAGCAGGGCCTCGACCGCACGCTGATGTTCCCGACGCTCGCCAGCCTCCTCGAGGAGCGGATGCGCGACGACCCCGAGCTCACCCACGCCGCGGTCCACGCCCTCAACCGGTGGCTGTACGAGACGTGGCGGTTCGACTACGAGGGCCGGATCTTCACCACGCCGGTCATCACGCTGCCGATCGTCGAGCGGGCGATCGAGGAGCTGGAGTGGGTCGTCGAGCGCGGCGCCCGCGCCGTCCTCATCCGGCCCGCACCCGTCCCCGGCTACGAGGGGCCGCGCTCCTTCGCGCTCCCCGAGTTCGACCCGTTCTGGGAGCGGGTGGTCGCCTCGGGCGTGCTGGTGGCGTTCCACTCCTCCGACAGCGGGTACGCGCGGTTCACCGGCGAGTGGTCCGGCGGGCGCGGCGAGATGCTGCCGTTCCGCCACGACGCGTTCCGGATGATGTCGTCCTGGCGACCGGTCGAGGACGCCGCCGCGTCGCTCCTCTGCCACGGGCTGCTGTCGCGGTTCCCCGGGCTGGACGTCGCGTTCATCGAGAACGGGAGCACGTGGGTCGCGCCGCTGCTCGGGAACCTCGCCAGCGTCTACAAGAAGATGCCGCAGGAGTTCGCCGAGGACCCGGTCGAGGTCTTCAAGCGCCAGGTCCACATCAGCCCGTTCTGGGAGGAGGACCTGGGCGCGCTCGCGGACCTCATCGGCCCGACGCAGGTGCTGTTCGGCTCCGACTACCCGCACCCCGAGGGCCTCGCCGACCCGACGTCCTACATCGACGAGATGGCCCACGTGCCCGAGGAGACCGTCCGCCTCGTCATGGGCGGCAACCTTGCACGGCTCATGCGGGTCGACGCCCCGGTGGGCGTCGCCTAG
- a CDS encoding aldehyde dehydrogenase family protein has protein sequence MTELPTIRPESRMLIDGKLVESSTGETFDVINPTNQQLVGRVADATADDMATAIAAARRAFDETSWSTDRELRKRCLQQLQDALDAEVEEMREQLIQEAGAPRMLTGSAQLETPLQDGLRHPIKLIDDFEWERDLGEAINIQGNLDHRKYVHMAAGVVGAITPWNFPFEVTINKLGQALATGNTMVLKPAPDTPLNATLIGRLVAERTDIPPGVLNIVTSSDHLRGEDLTLSPQVDLISFTGSTAVGQRIMEKGAATLKRLFLELGGKSATVVLDDADLVAASFMGLAVCTHGGQGCAIPTRMLLPRSRYDEGIELLVAMMENVPYGDPQRPDVLQGPQVSEKQRQRVLGYIEKGQEEGARLVLGGGVPEGEEFDRGFFVEPTLFADVDNSMTIAQEEIFGPVLVVIPFDDDDDAVRIANESRYGLGGGVMAGSNERAMAVADRIRTGMLSINGGAPYGADLPFGGFKYSGVGRQNGTAGFEQYLELKSYAWPAGS, from the coding sequence ATGACGGAGCTGCCGACCATCCGGCCGGAGTCGAGGATGCTGATCGACGGGAAGCTGGTGGAGTCGTCCACCGGCGAGACCTTCGACGTGATCAACCCGACGAACCAGCAGCTGGTGGGTCGGGTCGCCGACGCGACCGCCGACGACATGGCGACGGCGATCGCGGCGGCCCGCCGGGCCTTCGACGAGACGTCGTGGTCGACCGACCGCGAGCTGCGCAAGCGCTGCCTCCAGCAGCTGCAGGACGCGCTCGACGCCGAGGTCGAGGAGATGCGCGAGCAGCTGATCCAGGAGGCCGGGGCCCCGCGCATGCTCACCGGCAGCGCCCAGCTCGAGACGCCGCTGCAGGACGGCTTGCGCCACCCGATCAAGCTCATCGACGACTTCGAGTGGGAGCGCGACCTCGGCGAGGCGATCAACATCCAGGGCAACCTCGACCACCGGAAGTACGTCCACATGGCGGCCGGCGTCGTCGGGGCGATCACGCCGTGGAACTTCCCGTTCGAGGTGACGATCAACAAGCTGGGCCAGGCGCTGGCCACCGGCAACACGATGGTGCTGAAGCCGGCCCCCGACACCCCGCTGAACGCGACGCTGATCGGCCGGCTCGTCGCGGAGCGCACCGACATCCCGCCGGGCGTGCTCAACATCGTGACGTCGTCGGACCACCTCCGCGGCGAGGACCTGACGCTCTCGCCGCAGGTCGACCTCATCTCGTTCACCGGGTCCACCGCCGTCGGGCAGCGGATCATGGAGAAGGGCGCCGCCACCCTGAAGCGGCTGTTCCTCGAGCTCGGGGGCAAGTCCGCCACGGTCGTGCTGGACGACGCCGACCTCGTCGCGGCGTCGTTCATGGGACTGGCCGTGTGCACGCACGGCGGCCAGGGCTGCGCGATCCCGACCCGGATGCTGCTCCCCCGCTCCCGCTACGACGAGGGCATCGAGCTGCTCGTCGCCATGATGGAGAACGTGCCCTACGGCGATCCGCAGCGCCCCGACGTGCTCCAGGGCCCGCAGGTCTCCGAGAAGCAGCGCCAGCGGGTGCTCGGCTACATCGAGAAGGGCCAGGAGGAGGGCGCCCGGCTCGTGCTCGGCGGTGGTGTGCCCGAGGGCGAGGAGTTCGACCGCGGCTTCTTCGTGGAGCCCACGCTCTTCGCCGACGTCGACAACTCGATGACGATCGCCCAGGAGGAGATCTTCGGCCCCGTGCTCGTGGTCATCCCGTTCGACGACGACGACGACGCCGTCCGCATCGCCAACGAGAGCCGCTATGGCCTCGGCGGCGGCGTGATGGCCGGGTCCAACGAACGGGCCATGGCCGTCGCCGACCGCATCCGCACCGGGATGCTGAGCATCAACGGCGGCGCCCCGTACGGCGCCGACCTGCCCTTCGGCGGCTTCAAGTACTCGGGGGTCGGCCGCCAGAAC